Proteins encoded by one window of Vibrio algicola:
- a CDS encoding NADP-dependent oxidoreductase translates to MSVNTITSRGYALKQRPNGMPTPDCFELQTETLPSLSQGQFIIKNLWLSVDPYMRGRMSDAESYVPPFQLGELMQGSAIGEVIESQHPDFKVGDKVNSMLGWREYAISNGDMVQKLPATSLPEQSFLGVAGMPGLTAWVGLNIIGEVKQGDTVLVSAASGAVGSLVCQFAKIKGCRVIGSAGSAEKVEWLKSLGVDAVINYKDYNNAAELEAALAEHCPNGVDVCYENVGGDHLEAALNLLNRYGKMAVCGMIDLYNLSDAKAGPNNLANIVKKSLKIQGFIVSDHWEHYPSYVAQLSQWAAEGKVSWKETTRQGIESTPDAFLGLFKGENIGKMLIQL, encoded by the coding sequence ATGTCAGTAAACACTATCACCAGTCGCGGTTATGCTCTCAAGCAACGTCCAAATGGAATGCCAACACCGGACTGCTTTGAACTACAAACTGAAACCTTGCCTTCACTTTCTCAAGGTCAATTCATTATTAAAAACTTGTGGTTATCGGTTGATCCTTATATGCGTGGCCGCATGAGTGATGCTGAAAGTTACGTCCCACCATTTCAACTTGGTGAATTGATGCAAGGTTCAGCGATTGGTGAAGTCATCGAATCGCAACATCCAGACTTTAAAGTCGGTGATAAAGTCAACAGCATGCTAGGTTGGCGTGAATATGCCATTTCAAACGGCGATATGGTGCAAAAATTACCGGCAACTTCATTACCAGAGCAAAGCTTTTTAGGCGTTGCCGGCATGCCTGGTTTAACTGCTTGGGTCGGTTTAAATATCATCGGTGAAGTAAAACAAGGCGATACTGTTTTAGTGTCTGCCGCATCTGGCGCAGTCGGCAGTTTAGTTTGTCAGTTTGCAAAAATTAAAGGTTGTCGCGTGATCGGTAGTGCTGGTAGCGCCGAAAAAGTCGAGTGGTTGAAATCACTCGGTGTTGACGCGGTGATCAACTATAAAGACTACAATAACGCAGCAGAATTAGAGGCCGCATTAGCCGAACATTGTCCGAATGGCGTTGATGTTTGTTATGAAAACGTCGGGGGTGATCATTTAGAGGCCGCGTTAAATTTATTAAACCGTTACGGTAAAATGGCGGTGTGCGGAATGATTGATTTATATAATCTTTCCGATGCTAAAGCCGGTCCAAACAACTTGGCTAACATCGTTAAGAAAAGCTTAAAAATTCAAGGTTTCATCGTGTCTGATCATTGGGAGCATTACCCAAGCTATGTGGCACAATTAAGCCAATGGGCGGCAGAAGGCAAAGTCAGCTGGAAAGAAACCACTCGCCAAGGTATTGAATCAACACCCGATGCTTTCTTGGGTTTATTCAAAGGTGAGAATATCGGCAAGATGCTGATCCAACTTTAA
- a CDS encoding iron-containing alcohol dehydrogenase produces MNNFSYQNTTEIHFGQGQIAAIANSIPKDKKILVTYGGGSIKGNGVYDQVVAALSEHNWDEFSGIEPNPQYDTLMKAVERIRAEGFDYLLAVGGGSVVDGTKFIAAAVSYQGEEEWDILAKQGKIESALPLGCIMTLPATGSETNIGAVVTRGKEKLAFMHPSVRPQFAVLDPQTTLSLSERQTSNGVVDAFIHVMEQYLTYPANAKIQDRFAEGILLTLVEEGPKLMTDLQDIEARTNVMWAATQALSGLIGVGVPQDWATHMIGHELTGNFGVDHGRSLTIILPAIMQVCRAEKKAKLLQYGERVWNITEGSDDARIDAIITRTKQFFIDMNTPVSLSEIDLTQADIDTAMASLEAHGMTKLGENGSIDLERSRQIYQTAL; encoded by the coding sequence ATGAACAACTTTAGTTACCAAAACACCACAGAAATTCATTTTGGCCAAGGTCAAATCGCCGCGATCGCTAACAGCATTCCAAAAGATAAAAAAATCTTAGTGACTTACGGTGGCGGTTCTATCAAAGGTAACGGTGTTTACGATCAAGTCGTTGCGGCGCTTAGCGAACATAACTGGGATGAATTTTCTGGTATTGAGCCAAACCCACAATACGACACACTAATGAAAGCGGTTGAGCGTATCCGCGCGGAAGGTTTTGACTACCTACTTGCGGTTGGTGGTGGTTCAGTAGTTGATGGCACTAAATTTATTGCCGCAGCAGTCAGCTACCAAGGCGAAGAAGAGTGGGATATCTTAGCCAAACAAGGCAAGATTGAATCAGCATTGCCATTAGGTTGCATCATGACGCTACCAGCAACCGGTTCTGAAACCAATATCGGCGCTGTGGTTACTCGCGGTAAAGAAAAATTAGCATTTATGCACCCTTCTGTGCGACCTCAGTTTGCGGTTCTTGATCCTCAAACGACGCTTAGCCTTTCTGAGCGTCAAACCTCAAACGGAGTAGTGGATGCCTTTATCCACGTAATGGAGCAATATCTAACTTACCCTGCAAACGCAAAAATCCAAGACCGTTTTGCGGAAGGTATTTTGCTGACATTGGTCGAAGAAGGTCCTAAATTAATGACCGATCTACAAGACATCGAAGCACGTACTAACGTGATGTGGGCGGCGACTCAAGCGCTAAGTGGTTTAATTGGTGTTGGTGTTCCTCAAGATTGGGCTACCCACATGATTGGTCACGAGCTAACCGGTAACTTTGGTGTGGATCATGGTCGTAGCTTAACCATTATACTTCCTGCCATTATGCAAGTATGTCGCGCAGAGAAAAAAGCGAAATTACTGCAATATGGTGAACGTGTATGGAACATTACTGAAGGATCTGATGACGCGCGTATCGATGCAATCATTACAAGAACCAAGCAGTTCTTCATTGATATGAACACGCCAGTATCATTAAGTGAAATTGACCTAACTCAAGCGGATATTGATACCGCAATGGCAAGCTTAGAAGCACACGGCATGACTAAACTTGGCGAGAATGGTTCTATCGATTTAGAGCGTTCACGTCAAATTTATCAAACTGCGCTATAA
- a CDS encoding glutathione S-transferase family protein: MITLHHLAQSRSKRIIWLLEELQVPYEIKAYQRDPQTHLAPVELKQIHPLGKSPVIQEDDLVLAESGAITEYLAEKYAANLLVPAKNTPEYAHYLQWLHFAESSAALPLLMHYLVQIDGSKPPFLSGYSLKELHLILGYLNDHLDNNTWLVGDQFTAADILLSFIIETAYKLEQLTNYPVLQQYLAALHQRPAAEKAQQLEKQHQI; this comes from the coding sequence ATGATCACCCTGCATCATTTAGCTCAATCTCGCTCAAAACGTATCATTTGGTTATTAGAGGAGCTACAAGTTCCTTATGAAATTAAAGCCTATCAACGTGATCCACAAACCCACTTAGCTCCAGTTGAACTTAAACAGATCCATCCACTCGGTAAGTCTCCAGTTATTCAAGAAGATGATTTAGTATTAGCTGAATCGGGCGCAATTACTGAATACTTGGCAGAAAAATACGCCGCAAATTTGTTAGTTCCAGCTAAAAACACTCCAGAATATGCCCATTACTTACAGTGGTTGCACTTTGCTGAAAGCTCTGCTGCATTGCCTCTATTAATGCATTACTTGGTTCAAATTGACGGGAGTAAACCGCCGTTCTTGAGTGGTTACAGCCTAAAAGAATTGCATTTAATTCTTGGTTATTTAAACGATCATTTAGACAACAACACTTGGCTTGTGGGTGATCAATTTACCGCCGCCGATATCTTATTGTCTTTCATTATTGAAACCGCTTATAAACTTGAGCAACTTACCAACTACCCGGTATTACAACAATATCTGGCCGCTTTACATCAACGTCCTGCGGCAGAAAAAGCACAACAACTAGAAAAACAGCACCAGATTTAA
- a CDS encoding DUF2066 domain-containing protein yields MRYILTSFLCLLAFSSAAYAKTKVDIYHVEVPMTDVKNAKTVAWAQGLKQVLIKASGDTKIINNAVVKKALTDPSDYLAQFESGSMDDTPSMVMDFSPEPVQSLLSQAHAIFWPQLRNNVLVWVIEDQNFERQIGWEQSGLDSIAPLQASSLKAGLPITLPLGDMDDMTHITAPELWGSFDQPLAKASQRYPVDGVLVLKVTRMGDGAQVDWALHDIAPNKIATTQREPVTGSTEGSLQDSINNAIVQVSAYYAKQNKVAVNQASDDSLLGHFNGINSAQNFFTLERMLKGLSSVAAVQVHQIQGDNIVFKIDLLSDVEEFKKEAVNKQQLTQIQAPVASDELTQQDASQESVTQEQSSGNEAAVADGVSADATAINAKQTTPAKEPSSQPTQDDNQLWFDIKE; encoded by the coding sequence ATGCGTTACATACTCACATCTTTTCTATGCTTACTGGCGTTTAGCTCAGCAGCGTATGCTAAAACGAAAGTCGATATTTATCATGTCGAAGTACCCATGACGGATGTGAAAAATGCCAAAACAGTGGCATGGGCGCAAGGATTAAAGCAGGTATTAATTAAAGCTTCAGGCGATACTAAGATTATTAATAATGCGGTAGTAAAAAAAGCACTCACCGATCCTTCCGATTACCTTGCTCAATTTGAATCGGGCAGTATGGATGACACTCCAAGCATGGTGATGGATTTTAGCCCCGAGCCAGTGCAATCATTATTGTCTCAAGCGCATGCTATTTTTTGGCCCCAGTTACGTAATAATGTTTTAGTGTGGGTGATTGAAGATCAAAACTTTGAGCGTCAAATTGGGTGGGAACAGTCTGGCCTTGATAGTATCGCGCCTTTGCAAGCCTCAAGCTTAAAAGCCGGTTTACCTATCACGCTGCCTTTAGGTGATATGGATGATATGACCCATATTACTGCGCCCGAGCTATGGGGCAGTTTTGATCAACCGTTAGCCAAAGCTAGCCAACGTTATCCAGTGGATGGGGTATTGGTACTTAAAGTGACCCGAATGGGTGATGGCGCTCAGGTTGATTGGGCTTTGCATGATATTGCACCCAATAAAATTGCGACTACACAACGTGAACCTGTCACCGGCTCAACCGAAGGGTCCCTTCAAGACAGTATCAATAATGCGATTGTGCAAGTGAGTGCTTATTATGCCAAACAAAATAAAGTGGCGGTAAACCAAGCATCGGATGATTCATTACTTGGCCATTTTAATGGTATTAATTCGGCTCAAAATTTCTTTACCTTAGAGCGTATGTTGAAAGGGTTAAGCAGTGTGGCGGCTGTGCAAGTTCACCAGATCCAAGGCGATAATATTGTGTTTAAAATTGATTTATTGTCGGATGTTGAAGAGTTTAAAAAAGAAGCGGTAAATAAACAGCAATTGACTCAAATCCAAGCCCCTGTCGCTTCAGATGAATTAACACAACAGGATGCTAGCCAAGAGTCAGTAACACAAGAGCAATCATCAGGAAACGAAGCGGCAGTTGCTGATGGAGTCAGCGCAGATGCAACAGCAATAAATGCGAAGCAAACAACGCCTGCCAAAGAGCCTTCATCACAGCCAACGCAAGATGATAATCAGTTGTGGTTTGATATAAAAGAGTAA
- the upp gene encoding uracil phosphoribosyltransferase, whose translation MKVVEVMHPLVKHKLGLMRENDISTKRFRELATEVGSLLTYEATADFETEKVTIEGWNGPVEIDQIKGKKVTVVPILRAGLGMMDGVLEHMPSARISVVGVYRDEETLEPIPYFNKLTSSIDERIALVVDPMLATGGSMIATIDLLKEHGCQSIKVLVLVAAPEGLEALEKAHPDIELYTAAIDEKLNDKGYIVPGLGDAGDKIFGTQ comes from the coding sequence ATGAAAGTTGTAGAAGTAATGCACCCACTGGTGAAACATAAACTTGGTTTGATGCGTGAAAATGACATTAGCACTAAACGTTTCCGTGAATTGGCAACAGAAGTGGGCAGCTTGTTAACTTACGAAGCAACCGCTGATTTTGAAACTGAAAAAGTGACGATTGAAGGCTGGAATGGCCCAGTAGAAATCGATCAGATTAAAGGCAAAAAAGTAACGGTTGTACCTATTCTGCGTGCTGGTTTAGGCATGATGGATGGTGTATTAGAACACATGCCAAGTGCGCGTATTTCGGTTGTCGGTGTTTACCGCGATGAAGAAACTCTTGAGCCAATCCCATACTTCAACAAGTTAACCTCTAGCATTGATGAGCGTATTGCTTTAGTGGTTGATCCTATGCTGGCAACTGGCGGCTCTATGATCGCAACTATCGACTTATTGAAAGAACATGGTTGTCAGAGCATTAAAGTATTGGTTTTGGTGGCAGCGCCAGAAGGTCTGGAAGCATTAGAAAAAGCGCACCCAGATATCGAACTTTATACGGCCGCGATTGATGAGAAATTGAATGACAAAGGCTACATCGTTCCTGGTTTGGGCGATGCTGGTGATAAAATTTTCGGTACTCAATAA
- the purM gene encoding phosphoribosylformylglycinamidine cyclo-ligase: MSGNNSSLSYKDAGVDIDAGNALVDKIKGVVKRTRRPEVMGGIGGFGALCELPTKYKQPLLVSGTDGVGTKLRLALDMKKHDTIGIDLVAMCVNDLIVQGAEPLFFLDYYATGKLDIDTAAEVVTGIGEGCIQAGCALIGGETAEMPGMYEGEDYDVAGFCVGVVEKADVIDGTKVAPGDALIAVGSSGPHSNGYSLVRKILEVSQADLAEDLNGRTIGEHLIEPTKIYIKSALKMIAEHDIHAISHITGGGFWENIPRVLPEGTKAVIDGNSWQWPAIFSWLQQKGNVDTFEMYRTFNCGVGLIVALPQDQAQAAVDLLNAEGENAWVIGAVATAEAGEEQVVIN; encoded by the coding sequence GTGAGTGGTAACAATTCATCTCTAAGCTACAAAGACGCTGGTGTTGATATTGATGCAGGTAACGCATTAGTCGATAAAATTAAAGGTGTAGTGAAACGTACTCGTCGCCCTGAAGTAATGGGTGGCATCGGTGGTTTTGGTGCGTTATGCGAACTGCCAACCAAATACAAACAACCTCTTCTAGTATCGGGTACTGATGGTGTAGGCACAAAACTACGCTTAGCACTGGATATGAAAAAACATGACACCATTGGCATCGATTTAGTGGCCATGTGTGTCAACGACCTGATCGTACAAGGTGCAGAACCCCTCTTTTTCCTCGATTACTACGCCACTGGCAAGCTAGATATTGATACTGCGGCCGAAGTGGTTACTGGTATTGGCGAAGGTTGTATTCAAGCAGGTTGTGCATTAATCGGTGGTGAAACCGCTGAAATGCCAGGCATGTATGAAGGCGAAGATTATGACGTCGCAGGCTTTTGTGTTGGCGTAGTTGAAAAAGCGGACGTTATCGATGGCACTAAAGTCGCACCAGGTGATGCATTAATCGCAGTAGGGTCGAGTGGCCCACACTCAAATGGTTACTCGTTAGTTCGCAAAATTCTTGAAGTTTCTCAAGCTGATTTAGCCGAAGACTTAAATGGCCGCACTATTGGCGAGCACTTAATTGAACCAACTAAAATTTACATCAAATCCGCCCTTAAAATGATTGCAGAGCATGACATTCATGCTATCTCACACATTACAGGTGGTGGTTTCTGGGAAAATATCCCACGCGTATTACCTGAAGGCACTAAAGCGGTGATCGATGGAAACAGTTGGCAATGGCCGGCTATCTTCTCTTGGTTACAGCAAAAAGGTAACGTTGATACCTTTGAAATGTACCGTACCTTTAACTGTGGTGTCGGCCTTATCGTGGCATTACCGCAAGACCAAGCACAAGCAGCCGTTGATTTACTCAACGCTGAAGGTGAAAACGCTTGGGTTATCGGCGCAGTGGCTACGGCTGAAGCTGGTGAAGAGCAAGTCGTTATTAACTAA
- the purN gene encoding phosphoribosylglycinamide formyltransferase, whose translation MKKIVVVISGSGSNLQAIIDGCESGSIQANVCAVFSNKQDAYGLERAKKHGIDGHFVSAQPFLKADGKSDRQAFDAELMKQIDAYQPDVIILAGYMRILSRDFVTHYLGKMLNIHPSLLPKYSGLHTHQRAIDAGDSEHGTSVHFVTEELDGGPVVLQAKVPVFEDDTADDLADRVLVQEHHIYPLVTKWFVEERLKMQGGQAYLDGKVLGLHGYAED comes from the coding sequence ATGAAAAAGATTGTTGTTGTTATCTCAGGTTCAGGCAGTAATTTACAAGCCATCATCGATGGATGTGAATCCGGTTCAATCCAAGCGAATGTGTGCGCGGTATTTTCTAATAAACAAGATGCCTATGGTCTTGAGCGCGCTAAAAAACATGGTATTGATGGCCATTTTGTTTCCGCTCAGCCCTTTTTAAAAGCCGATGGCAAATCCGATCGCCAAGCATTTGATGCCGAGTTAATGAAACAAATCGATGCTTATCAGCCGGATGTGATTATTCTTGCCGGTTACATGCGCATTCTCAGCCGTGATTTTGTGACCCACTACTTAGGCAAAATGCTCAATATCCACCCTTCTTTGCTACCAAAATACTCGGGGCTTCATACTCACCAGCGCGCCATTGACGCCGGTGATAGTGAACACGGTACTAGCGTACATTTTGTAACCGAAGAATTAGACGGCGGGCCTGTTGTTCTGCAAGCCAAAGTACCGGTATTTGAAGATGATACCGCCGATGATCTTGCCGACCGTGTATTAGTTCAAGAGCATCATATTTACCCACTGGTGACCAAATGGTTTGTCGAGGAGCGTTTAAAAATGCAAGGCGGGCAAGCATATCTAGATGGTAAGGTGCTTGGATTACATGGCTACGCCGAAGATTAA
- a CDS encoding class II glutamine amidotransferase → MCELLGMSANVPTDICFSFTGLIQRGGKTGPHSDGWGITFYEGKGCRNFKDPKPSCHSKIAELVQNYPIKSCAVISHIRQANRGEVNLENTHPFTRELWGKNWTFAHNGQLSGYDDLQTGRHRPIGETDSEQSFCWLLKQLEDKYPEPPHARQMPQVFQFIAACCDELKQLGVFNMLLSDGEFVMMYCTNNLHWITRRAPFGKASLIDEEVTIDFQQETTPNDVVSVIATQPLTDNERWHKMKPSEYGVFQFGELILDNSLDLIDQPFAPKASPCGD, encoded by the coding sequence ATGTGCGAACTACTTGGCATGAGTGCTAATGTACCAACGGATATTTGCTTTAGCTTTACCGGTTTGATCCAGCGCGGTGGAAAAACCGGTCCTCATAGTGATGGCTGGGGGATCACGTTTTATGAAGGCAAAGGCTGCCGAAACTTTAAAGATCCTAAGCCGAGTTGCCATTCAAAGATCGCAGAACTGGTGCAAAATTATCCGATTAAAAGTTGTGCAGTGATCAGCCATATTCGACAAGCTAATCGGGGTGAAGTGAATTTAGAAAACACCCATCCGTTTACCCGTGAATTATGGGGAAAAAACTGGACCTTTGCCCATAATGGTCAGTTGAGTGGTTATGATGATTTGCAAACCGGGCGACATCGTCCAATTGGTGAAACCGACAGTGAGCAATCTTTTTGTTGGCTATTAAAGCAACTGGAAGACAAATACCCTGAGCCGCCTCATGCCAGACAAATGCCACAAGTGTTTCAATTTATCGCCGCGTGTTGCGATGAGCTTAAGCAATTAGGCGTGTTTAATATGCTGCTGAGCGATGGTGAGTTTGTGATGATGTATTGCACCAATAATCTGCATTGGATCACTCGCCGCGCGCCTTTTGGTAAAGCCTCATTAATTGATGAAGAAGTCACCATCGATTTTCAGCAAGAAACCACCCCCAATGATGTGGTGTCGGTGATCGCCACTCAGCCATTAACCGATAACGAACGGTGGCACAAAATGAAACCAAGTGAATACGGTGTCTTCCAATTCGGTGAGCTGATTTTAGATAACAGCTTAGATTTGATTGATCAGCCGTTTGCACCCAAAGCGTCCCCTTGTGGTGATTAG
- the lpcA gene encoding D-sedoheptulose 7-phosphate isomerase gives MYQDLIRSELAEAADVLNAFLSDDKNLQQIEAAAKMIADSFKQGGKVLSCGNGGSHCDAMHFAEELTGRYRENRPGYPGIAISDPSHLSCVSNDFGYDHVFSRYLEAVGSKGDVVFGLSTSGNSANILKAMEAAKAKGMKSIALTGKDGGKMAGVADIEIRVPHFGYADRIQEIHIKIIHIVIQLIEKEMEQA, from the coding sequence ATGTATCAAGATTTGATCCGAAGTGAATTAGCGGAAGCGGCTGACGTACTCAATGCTTTTTTAAGCGATGACAAAAACCTACAACAAATTGAGGCGGCAGCAAAAATGATTGCCGATTCCTTTAAGCAAGGTGGCAAAGTGTTATCGTGTGGTAACGGTGGTTCACACTGCGATGCAATGCATTTTGCCGAAGAGCTCACCGGTCGCTATCGTGAAAACCGCCCAGGTTATCCTGGTATCGCTATTTCAGATCCAAGTCATCTGTCTTGTGTTAGTAACGACTTTGGTTATGACCATGTATTCTCTCGTTATTTAGAAGCGGTCGGTTCGAAAGGCGATGTGGTATTTGGTTTGTCGACATCGGGTAATTCAGCCAACATCTTAAAGGCGATGGAAGCGGCTAAAGCCAAAGGCATGAAGTCGATTGCTTTAACGGGTAAAGACGGCGGCAAAATGGCGGGTGTTGCGGATATTGAAATTCGTGTACCGCATTTTGGTTACGCCGATCGGATCCAAGAAATCCATATTAAGATCATTCATATCGTGATCCAGTTGATTGAAAAAGAAATGGAACAAGCTTAA